From the genome of Streptacidiphilus rugosus AM-16, one region includes:
- the lexA gene encoding transcriptional repressor LexA, producing MTIADSSTVPVQERSQFASQEESRNRTSGLVPDQASGPSATHSSGHSLDIQESPARSLPGRPPGIRTDEAGLTERQRRVIEVIRDSVQRRGYPPSMREIGQAVGLSSTSSVAHQLMALERKGFLRRDPHRPRAYEVRGMEVARPVPEANGGRPATSYVPLVGRIAAGGPILAEQSVEDVFPLPRQLVGDGELFVLKVSGDSMIEAAIMDGDWVTVRRQPVAENGDIVAAMIDGEATVKRLKREDGHIWLMPHNAAYEPIPGDSATILGKVVAVLRRL from the coding sequence GTGACCATCGCCGATAGCAGCACCGTCCCGGTGCAGGAACGCTCCCAGTTCGCCAGTCAGGAAGAATCGCGAAACCGAACCTCCGGCCTCGTTCCGGACCAGGCTAGCGGCCCTTCCGCCACGCACTCCTCGGGACACTCCTTGGATATTCAAGAAAGCCCCGCGCGCTCGCTTCCCGGACGCCCACCGGGCATCCGCACGGACGAGGCCGGGCTCACCGAGCGGCAGCGCCGCGTCATCGAGGTCATCCGCGACTCCGTCCAGCGCCGTGGCTACCCGCCCAGCATGCGGGAGATCGGCCAGGCCGTCGGCCTGTCCAGCACCTCCTCGGTCGCCCACCAGCTGATGGCCCTGGAGCGCAAGGGCTTTCTCCGGCGGGATCCGCACCGTCCGCGCGCGTACGAGGTGCGCGGCATGGAGGTCGCCCGGCCGGTCCCCGAGGCCAACGGCGGCCGTCCGGCCACCTCCTACGTCCCGCTGGTCGGCCGGATCGCCGCGGGTGGGCCGATCCTCGCCGAGCAGTCGGTGGAGGACGTCTTCCCGCTGCCGCGCCAACTCGTCGGCGACGGCGAGCTCTTCGTCCTGAAGGTCAGCGGCGATTCGATGATCGAGGCCGCCATCATGGACGGCGACTGGGTCACCGTCCGCCGCCAGCCGGTCGCCGAGAACGGCGACATCGTCGCCGCGATGATCGACGGCGAGGCCACGGTGAAGCGTCTCAAGCGCGAAGACGGACATATCTGGCTGATGCCGCACAACGCGGCCTACGAGCCGATTCCCGGCGACAGCGCGACGATTCTCGGCAAGGTCGTCGCGGTTCTCCGCCGGCTCTGA
- a CDS encoding vitamin B12-dependent ribonucleotide reductase, with product MTDTTSGSRTGKNGAAKGGKPAAAGAKAGAGLRIERIYTTPGVHPYDEVAWERRDVVMTNWRDGSINFEQRGVEFPDFWSVNAVNIVTSKYFRGAVGTPQREWSLKQIIDRVVQTYRAAGEKHGYFASPADAEIFDHELTYALLHQVFSFNSPVWFNVGTSQPQQVSACFILAVDDSMESILDWYKEEGMIFKGGSGAGLNLSRIRSSKELLSSGGNASGPVSFMRGADASAGTIKSGGATRRAAKMVVLDVDHPDVEAFIETKVKEEEKIRALRDAGFDMDLGGDDITSVQYQNANNSVRVSDEFMEAVEKGRQFGLRARMTGEVIETIDAKGLFRKMAEAAWACADPGIQYDSTINHWHTSPESGRINASNPCSEYMHLDNSSCNLASLNLMKFLREDDSFDSVNFAKVVELVITAMDISICFADFPTQKIGETTRAFRQLGIGYANLGALLMATGHAYDSAGGRALAGAITSLMTGTAYKRSAELAAIVGPYDGYARNAEPHQRVMRQHAEANDAATRMDDLDTPVWAAATEAWQDVVRLGAKNGFRNAQASVLAPTGTIGLMMDCDTTGVEPDLALVKFKKLVGGGSMQIVNGTVPRALRRLGYQEEQVEAVVAYIAEHGNVVDAPGLRSEHYEVFDCAMGERSISAMGHVRMMSAIQPWISGAISKTVNMPESATVEEVEEIYFEAWKLGVKALAIYRDNCKVGQPLSAKTKDTKPEEASAAVAAAPAAVTEKVVEYRPVRKRLPKGRPGITTSFTVGGAEGYMTANSYPDDGLGEVFLKMSKQGSTLAGMMDAFSIAVSVGMQYGVPLETYVSKFTNMRFEPAGLTDDPDVRMAQSIVDYIFRRLALDFLPFETRSALGIHSVEERQRHLETGSYEPSDEEDVDVEGLAQSAPRAAAPAPVVIQTAPAAPAAAAPHNSTELLEIQQGINSDAPLCFSCGTKMRRAGSCYLCEGCGSTSGCS from the coding sequence ATGACAGATACCACCAGCGGCTCCCGTACCGGTAAGAACGGCGCGGCCAAGGGCGGCAAGCCCGCCGCAGCCGGCGCCAAGGCGGGCGCGGGACTGCGTATCGAGCGCATCTACACCACTCCTGGCGTCCATCCCTACGACGAGGTCGCCTGGGAGCGTCGTGACGTCGTCATGACCAACTGGCGCGACGGCTCGATCAACTTCGAGCAGCGCGGCGTCGAGTTCCCCGACTTCTGGTCGGTCAACGCGGTCAACATCGTCACCAGCAAGTACTTCCGCGGCGCGGTCGGCACCCCGCAGCGCGAGTGGAGCCTCAAGCAGATCATCGACCGCGTCGTGCAGACCTACCGCGCCGCCGGTGAGAAGCACGGCTACTTCGCCTCGCCCGCCGACGCCGAGATCTTCGACCACGAGCTGACCTACGCCCTCCTCCACCAGGTCTTCTCGTTCAACTCGCCGGTCTGGTTCAACGTCGGCACCTCCCAGCCCCAGCAGGTCAGCGCCTGCTTCATCCTGGCCGTCGACGACTCCATGGAGTCGATCCTCGACTGGTACAAGGAAGAGGGCATGATCTTCAAGGGCGGCTCCGGCGCCGGCCTGAACCTCTCCCGGATCCGCTCCTCCAAGGAGCTGCTCTCCTCCGGCGGCAACGCCTCCGGCCCCGTCTCCTTCATGCGCGGCGCGGACGCCTCCGCCGGAACCATCAAGTCCGGTGGCGCGACCCGCCGCGCGGCCAAGATGGTCGTGCTCGACGTGGACCACCCGGACGTCGAGGCCTTCATCGAGACCAAGGTGAAGGAGGAGGAGAAGATCCGTGCCCTGCGCGACGCGGGCTTCGACATGGACCTCGGCGGCGACGACATCACGTCCGTCCAGTACCAGAACGCCAACAACTCGGTGCGCGTCTCCGACGAGTTCATGGAGGCCGTGGAGAAGGGCAGGCAGTTCGGTCTGCGCGCCCGGATGACCGGCGAGGTCATCGAGACCATCGACGCCAAGGGCCTGTTCCGCAAGATGGCCGAGGCCGCGTGGGCCTGCGCCGACCCGGGCATCCAGTACGACTCCACGATCAACCACTGGCACACCAGCCCCGAGTCCGGCCGCATCAACGCGTCCAACCCCTGCTCGGAGTACATGCACCTGGACAACTCCAGCTGCAACCTCGCCTCGCTGAACCTGATGAAGTTCCTGCGCGAGGACGACTCCTTCGACTCGGTGAACTTCGCCAAGGTCGTCGAGCTGGTCATCACCGCGATGGACATCTCCATCTGCTTCGCGGACTTCCCCACCCAGAAGATCGGCGAGACCACCCGCGCCTTCCGCCAGCTCGGCATCGGCTACGCCAACCTCGGCGCGCTGCTGATGGCGACCGGTCACGCCTACGACTCCGCCGGCGGCCGCGCCCTGGCCGGCGCCATCACCTCGCTGATGACCGGCACCGCGTACAAGCGCTCCGCCGAGCTGGCCGCCATCGTCGGCCCGTACGACGGCTACGCCCGCAACGCCGAGCCGCACCAGCGCGTCATGCGCCAGCACGCCGAGGCCAACGACGCGGCCACCCGCATGGACGACCTGGACACCCCGGTCTGGGCCGCGGCCACCGAGGCCTGGCAGGACGTCGTCCGCCTGGGCGCGAAGAACGGTTTCCGCAACGCGCAGGCCTCCGTGCTGGCCCCGACCGGCACCATCGGCCTGATGATGGACTGCGACACCACCGGCGTCGAGCCCGACCTGGCCCTGGTCAAGTTCAAGAAGCTCGTCGGCGGCGGCTCGATGCAGATCGTCAACGGCACCGTGCCGCGCGCGCTGCGTCGCCTGGGCTACCAGGAGGAGCAGGTCGAGGCGGTCGTCGCGTACATCGCCGAGCACGGCAACGTCGTGGACGCCCCGGGCCTGCGGTCCGAGCACTACGAGGTGTTCGACTGCGCGATGGGCGAGCGCTCCATCTCCGCGATGGGCCACGTCCGGATGATGTCCGCGATCCAGCCCTGGATCTCCGGCGCCATCTCCAAGACGGTCAACATGCCCGAGAGCGCCACGGTCGAAGAGGTCGAGGAGATCTACTTCGAGGCCTGGAAGCTCGGCGTCAAGGCGCTGGCGATCTACCGCGACAACTGCAAGGTCGGCCAGCCCCTCTCGGCGAAGACGAAGGACACGAAGCCGGAGGAGGCCTCGGCCGCGGTCGCCGCCGCCCCGGCCGCGGTCACCGAGAAGGTCGTCGAGTACCGCCCGGTCCGCAAGCGCCTTCCCAAGGGACGTCCCGGCATCACCACCTCCTTCACGGTGGGCGGCGCCGAGGGCTACATGACCGCCAACTCCTACCCGGACGACGGTCTCGGCGAGGTCTTCCTGAAGATGTCCAAGCAGGGTTCGACCCTCGCGGGCATGATGGACGCCTTCTCCATCGCCGTCTCGGTCGGCATGCAGTACGGCGTTCCGCTGGAGACCTACGTCTCGAAGTTCACCAACATGCGCTTCGAGCCGGCCGGTCTGACCGACGACCCTGACGTGCGGATGGCGCAGTCGATCGTCGACTACATCTTCCGCCGCCTGGCGCTGGACTTCCTGCCCTTCGAGACCCGCTCCGCGCTCGGCATCCACTCCGTCGAGGAGCGCCAGCGCCACCTGGAGACCGGCTCCTACGAGCCGAGCGACGAGGAGGACGTGGACGTCGAGGGCCTGGCCCAGTCCGCCCCCCGCGCCGCCGCCCCGGCCCCGGTCGTCATCCAGACCGCCCCGGCCGCTCCGGCCGCCGCCGCGCCGCACAACTCCACGGAGCTGCTGGAGATCCAGCAGGGCATCAACTCCGACGCCCCGCTCTGCTTCTCCTGCGGCACCAAGATGCGCCGTGCCGGCAGTTGCTACCTCTGCGAGGGCTGCGGCTCGACCAGCGGCTGCAGCTGA
- the nrdR gene encoding transcriptional regulator NrdR, with translation MHCPFCRHADSRVVDSRTTDDGSSIRRRRQCPDCNRRFTTVETAALMVVKRSGVTEPFSRDKVITGVRKACQGRPVTEDALALLGQRVEEAVRSTGAAELSTHDVGLAILGPLKDLDLVAYLRFASVYRAYDSLEDFEAAIAELRDDRPPAPALG, from the coding sequence GTGCACTGCCCCTTCTGCCGCCACGCGGACAGCCGGGTCGTCGACTCGCGCACGACCGACGACGGCAGCTCGATCCGCCGCAGGCGCCAGTGCCCCGACTGCAACCGCCGCTTCACGACGGTGGAGACCGCCGCCTTGATGGTGGTGAAGCGCAGCGGGGTGACCGAGCCCTTCAGCCGCGACAAGGTGATCACCGGAGTGCGGAAGGCCTGTCAGGGCCGGCCCGTCACCGAGGACGCCCTCGCACTGCTGGGCCAGCGGGTCGAGGAGGCCGTCCGCTCCACGGGAGCCGCCGAGCTGTCCACCCACGATGTCGGTCTGGCCATACTGGGCCCGCTCAAGGACCTGGACCTGGTGGCCTACCTGCGATTCGCCTCGGTCTACCGGGCCTACGACTCGCTCGAGGACTTCGAGGCCGCGATCGCGGAACTCCGCGACGACCGGCCCCCCGCGCCCGCACTCGGATAA
- a CDS encoding ATP-dependent DNA helicase, with protein sequence MSDDILEPAAAESSTPSQRSAAPSENAEGADGSGASDAPGGGGAEPSRIRELLHAAVTAVGGVERPGQIAMAEAVAGAVDNNEQLLVQAGTGTGKSLAYLVPALAHGDRVVVATATLALQRQLVERDLPRTVEALHPLLRRRPLFAMLKGRSNYLCLHRAHEGAPSDDEDGLFDPAEALGGPSSKLGKDIMRLRDWADETETGDRDDLSPGVSDKAWAQLSVSSRECLGATKCPYGGECFAEAARERAKLADVVVTNHALLAIDSLEGAPVLPEHGLLIVDEAHELVSRVTGIATAELTTTAVNRAVKRAAKLANEKAVDRLQAAAENYHGLMDLADAGRVEELPENLHYAVAAIREACREVITSLGEVRDKGLTDEDAVRKQAMASLETIHDTTDRLLEGSVYDVVWIDRNDRFLAAPASLRVAPLSVSGLLRENLYTERSVVLTSATLKLGGDFNGVAASLGLSSTGRDDVGETLDDTAPAPVWRGLDVGSPFDYPKQGILYVARHLPPPGRDPERPEMLAELAELIQAAGGRTLGLFSSMRAAQHAAEALRDKVPGEILLQGEDTLGELIKNFSADAESCLFGTLSLWQGVDVPGSACQLVVMDRIPFPRPDDPLMSARQKAVEEHGGNGFMAVAATHAALLMAQGAGRLIRSAADRGVVAVLDSRLATARYGGFFRSSMPDFWYTTDRNQVRRSLAAIDASAAPIRKR encoded by the coding sequence ATGAGTGACGACATCCTCGAGCCCGCCGCGGCCGAATCCAGCACCCCCTCGCAGCGTTCCGCCGCGCCGTCCGAGAACGCGGAAGGTGCGGACGGCTCCGGAGCCTCGGACGCGCCAGGCGGAGGCGGGGCCGAGCCCTCGCGCATCCGCGAGCTGCTCCACGCCGCAGTGACGGCGGTGGGCGGTGTCGAGCGGCCGGGTCAGATCGCCATGGCCGAGGCCGTGGCCGGAGCCGTCGACAACAACGAGCAGTTGCTCGTCCAGGCAGGCACCGGCACCGGCAAGTCGCTGGCCTATCTGGTGCCGGCCCTCGCCCATGGGGACCGGGTCGTCGTCGCGACGGCGACGCTCGCCCTCCAGCGCCAGCTCGTCGAACGCGATCTGCCCCGCACGGTCGAGGCGCTGCACCCGCTGCTGCGCCGCCGCCCCCTCTTCGCCATGCTCAAGGGGCGGTCCAACTACCTCTGCCTGCACCGCGCCCACGAGGGAGCGCCGAGCGACGACGAGGACGGTCTCTTCGACCCGGCCGAGGCGCTCGGCGGCCCCAGCAGCAAGCTGGGCAAGGACATCATGCGCCTGCGCGACTGGGCCGACGAGACCGAGACGGGCGACCGCGACGACCTGTCACCCGGTGTCTCCGACAAGGCCTGGGCGCAGCTCTCGGTCAGTTCGAGGGAGTGTCTTGGCGCGACGAAGTGCCCGTACGGCGGCGAGTGCTTCGCCGAGGCCGCGCGCGAGCGCGCCAAGCTCGCCGACGTCGTCGTCACCAACCACGCGCTGCTGGCGATCGACTCGCTGGAGGGCGCGCCGGTCCTGCCCGAGCACGGCCTGCTGATCGTCGACGAGGCGCACGAGCTCGTCTCCAGGGTCACCGGCATCGCCACCGCGGAGCTGACGACCACGGCCGTGAACCGCGCTGTGAAGCGGGCCGCCAAGCTCGCCAACGAGAAGGCCGTGGACCGGCTCCAAGCCGCCGCGGAGAACTACCACGGGCTGATGGACCTCGCCGACGCCGGTCGGGTCGAGGAGCTCCCGGAGAACCTCCACTACGCCGTCGCCGCGATCCGTGAGGCCTGCCGCGAGGTGATCACCTCGCTGGGGGAGGTGAGGGACAAGGGTCTGACGGACGAGGACGCCGTCCGCAAGCAGGCCATGGCCTCGTTGGAGACGATCCACGACACCACGGACCGCCTGTTGGAGGGGTCGGTCTACGACGTGGTGTGGATCGACAGGAACGACCGCTTCCTGGCCGCGCCCGCCTCGCTGCGGGTCGCTCCGCTGAGCGTGTCAGGCCTGCTGCGGGAGAACCTCTACACCGAGCGCTCGGTGGTGCTCACCTCCGCGACGCTCAAGCTCGGCGGCGACTTCAACGGCGTCGCCGCCTCGCTGGGCCTCTCCTCGACCGGTCGCGACGACGTCGGCGAGACGCTGGACGACACGGCCCCCGCGCCGGTCTGGCGCGGGCTGGACGTCGGCTCGCCCTTCGACTACCCGAAGCAGGGCATCCTCTACGTCGCCCGTCATCTGCCGCCGCCCGGCCGTGACCCGGAGCGCCCGGAGATGCTGGCCGAGCTCGCCGAGCTGATCCAGGCCGCCGGCGGACGGACCCTTGGCCTCTTCTCCTCGATGCGCGCCGCCCAGCATGCCGCGGAGGCGCTGCGGGACAAGGTGCCGGGGGAGATCCTGCTCCAGGGCGAGGACACCCTGGGCGAGTTGATCAAGAACTTCTCGGCGGATGCCGAAAGCTGCCTCTTCGGCACGCTCTCGCTCTGGCAGGGCGTGGACGTGCCCGGCTCGGCCTGCCAGCTGGTGGTGATGGACCGGATTCCGTTCCCCCGGCCCGACGACCCGCTGATGAGCGCCCGGCAGAAGGCGGTCGAGGAGCACGGGGGCAACGGTTTCATGGCGGTCGCCGCCACCCATGCCGCGCTGCTCATGGCCCAGGGCGCGGGGCGCCTGATCCGCTCCGCGGCCGACCGCGGCGTGGTCGCGGTGCTCGACTCCCGTCTGGCGACGGCGCGTTACGGCGGATTCTTCCGTTCGTCGATGCCCGATTTCTGGTACACGACCGACCGTAATCAGGTGCGCAGGTCGCTGGCCGCGATCGACGCGTCCGCGGCGCCGATTCGCAAGCGATAG
- a CDS encoding carbon-nitrogen hydrolase family protein, with protein MDDLQRTPTASLSIAAGQAACVPLDLVDNAATAADLVRRAADRGASLVVLPELFLSGYELPGIAADPARHTTGPEDSRLDPLREACADHRTALVVGAPTLAEGRLRISALVFDREGKPAATYDKQHATPSERAEGFTSGTRGCTLTLDGWRLGLSICWDSSFPEHARDAALDGCHGYLNGAMFSSAFLARSHGFLLPTRAMDNTSYVLLANHSGPSGPYVGGGHSAVWGPLGEQLADAGEDDPGLAVAVLDPERLAAARQEEPVLVDPSLTATVGPRFVGAAL; from the coding sequence ATGGATGATCTCCAGCGGACGCCGACCGCGTCGCTCAGCATCGCCGCAGGCCAAGCCGCCTGCGTGCCCCTGGACCTCGTCGACAACGCGGCCACCGCCGCCGACCTCGTCCGCCGTGCCGCCGATCGCGGCGCCTCCCTGGTCGTGCTGCCGGAACTCTTCCTGAGCGGCTACGAACTCCCCGGCATCGCCGCCGATCCGGCCCGCCACACCACGGGCCCCGAGGACTCGCGTCTCGATCCGCTGCGCGAGGCCTGCGCCGATCACCGCACCGCCCTCGTCGTGGGCGCACCCACGCTCGCCGAGGGCCGGTTGCGCATCTCCGCGCTCGTCTTCGACCGGGAGGGCAAGCCGGCGGCCACCTACGACAAGCAGCATGCGACCCCCAGCGAGCGCGCCGAGGGCTTCACCTCCGGCACGCGCGGCTGCACGCTCACCCTCGACGGCTGGCGTCTCGGACTCAGCATCTGCTGGGACTCCTCCTTCCCCGAGCACGCGCGCGACGCCGCCCTCGACGGCTGCCACGGCTACCTCAACGGGGCCATGTTCAGCTCCGCCTTCCTGGCCAGGTCCCACGGCTTCCTGCTGCCGACCCGCGCCATGGACAACACCTCCTACGTGCTGCTGGCCAACCACAGCGGGCCCAGCGGTCCGTACGTCGGCGGCGGACACAGCGCGGTCTGGGGTCCCCTGGGCGAGCAGCTGGCCGACGCCGGCGAGGACGACCCCGGCCTGGCCGTGGCCGTGCTCGACCCCGAGCGGCTCGCCGCGGCGAGGCAGGAGGAACCCGTGCTGGTGGATCCTTCGCTCACCGCGACGGTCGGGCCGAGATTTGTCGGTGCCGCCCTCTAG
- a CDS encoding lysine N(6)-hydroxylase/L-ornithine N(5)-oxygenase family protein, with translation MELSRLSDFEADTPPPDGLPYDLVGVGLGPFNLSLAALADGVPALRTVFLDAKPTFDWHPGLMIEGARMQVPFLADLVSLVDPTSPWSFLAYLRERQRLFPFYFAEQWHLTRREYEDYCLWAAEGLPNCRFDSPVKAVRWNGERRLFEVEVPGREPCLARHVVLGLGTEPVVPIAFAGLLGDGAPVLHSEDYLTSPRSPRALAGATDITVVGSGQSGAEVFLDLLRRRGAAAGPRLRWITRSAALAPMEYSKLGLEHFTPDYTRFFHGLSEPVRDALVPSQWQLYKAASAETLAAVHDALYERTIGAGGDAGVEIVPGTEVRSAGRGPCGGLELRCGHGLTGAEYALRTDLVVLATGYAPRRPALLDPMHALIDWDEQERYRVGPDYRVGLRPDVTGGLFVQNAELHTHGVGTPDLGLGAHRAAVILNAVSAEILGRTVHQLPRTTAWTTFGRPASATDLVPEQRGEWSDGSGRAGRSSRADRADQADRADHADRAGRSDLAGLSGTPTPSVASVQSAISAIPATHSVPASLG, from the coding sequence GTGGAACTCTCACGCCTGTCGGACTTTGAAGCCGACACACCCCCGCCCGACGGCCTGCCCTACGACCTCGTCGGGGTGGGCCTCGGCCCGTTCAACCTGTCTCTCGCGGCCCTCGCCGACGGCGTCCCGGCCCTGCGCACCGTCTTCCTGGACGCCAAGCCGACGTTCGACTGGCACCCCGGTCTGATGATCGAGGGGGCACGGATGCAGGTGCCGTTCCTGGCCGATCTGGTCTCGCTCGTCGATCCGACCAGCCCGTGGTCGTTCCTCGCCTACCTCAGGGAACGGCAGCGCCTCTTCCCGTTCTACTTCGCCGAGCAGTGGCATCTGACCCGCCGCGAGTACGAGGACTACTGCCTCTGGGCCGCGGAGGGCCTGCCGAACTGCCGCTTCGACAGCCCGGTCAAGGCCGTCCGCTGGAACGGCGAGCGGCGTCTCTTCGAAGTCGAGGTCCCGGGCCGGGAACCCTGCCTGGCCCGCCATGTGGTGCTCGGCCTCGGCACCGAGCCCGTCGTCCCCATCGCGTTCGCCGGCCTGCTCGGCGACGGCGCCCCGGTGCTGCACTCCGAGGACTACCTCACCTCTCCCCGTTCTCCTCGCGCGCTGGCGGGCGCCACTGACATCACCGTCGTCGGCTCCGGGCAGTCGGGTGCGGAGGTCTTCCTCGACCTGCTCCGACGCCGGGGAGCGGCCGCAGGTCCCCGGCTGCGCTGGATCACCCGGAGCGCGGCACTCGCGCCCATGGAGTACTCCAAGCTGGGCCTCGAACACTTCACCCCGGACTACACGCGTTTCTTCCACGGGCTGTCCGAGCCGGTTCGCGACGCCCTCGTGCCGAGCCAGTGGCAGCTCTACAAGGCGGCCAGCGCGGAGACTCTGGCGGCCGTCCACGACGCGCTCTACGAGCGGACCATCGGCGCGGGCGGCGACGCCGGCGTGGAGATCGTGCCCGGCACCGAGGTGCGCAGCGCCGGTCGCGGGCCCTGCGGCGGACTCGAACTGCGCTGCGGCCACGGCCTGACCGGGGCCGAGTACGCGCTCCGCACCGACCTGGTCGTCCTGGCCACCGGCTACGCGCCGCGTCGGCCCGCGTTGCTCGATCCCATGCACGCGCTGATCGACTGGGACGAGCAGGAGCGTTACCGCGTCGGCCCTGACTACCGGGTCGGCCTCCGGCCGGATGTCACCGGCGGCCTCTTCGTGCAGAACGCGGAGCTGCACACGCACGGCGTCGGCACGCCCGACCTGGGCCTCGGCGCGCACCGGGCGGCCGTGATCCTCAACGCGGTGAGCGCCGAGATCCTCGGCCGCACCGTGCACCAGCTGCCGAGAACCACGGCCTGGACGACCTTCGGCCGCCCGGCGAGCGCGACGGACCTCGTCCCCGAGCAGCGCGGCGAGTGGTCCGACGGGTCCGGACGGGCCGGACGGTCCTCGCGGGCGGACCGGGCCGACCAGGCTGACCGGGCCGACCATGCTGACCGGGCCGGACGGTCCGACCTGGCCGGGCTCTCCGGGACGCCCACGCCATCCGTGGCGTCCGTGCAGTCCGCGATTTCTGCGATCCCCGCGACCCACTCGGTTCCGGCCTCCCTCGGCTGA
- a CDS encoding GNAT family N-acetyltransferase, whose amino-acid sequence MNDQHHPRWSATVPQVPPPKAAPPAVPAQPGSPAPSPPVHAQSAHPQPTPARPGHPEQPGHAQAVRPLVPPHRPHPRQRDDLLDGVGRWGTMHTRHGEFRLQPVRLARDLALLVAWMNDPVVSTFWELCGPAELTEHHVRVQLEGDGRSVPCIGLLNGTPMSYWELYRADLDPLARHYPARPHDTGVHLLIGPAECRGRGIGGTLLTALTQRVLRERHAARRVVAEPDVRNLPSVRAFLRAGFRYDSELLLPEKHAALMVYDRD is encoded by the coding sequence GTGAACGACCAGCACCATCCGCGTTGGTCCGCCACCGTTCCCCAGGTTCCCCCGCCGAAGGCCGCGCCCCCGGCTGTGCCCGCCCAGCCGGGGAGCCCTGCCCCTTCGCCGCCCGTCCACGCGCAGTCGGCGCACCCTCAGCCGACGCCCGCCCGCCCTGGTCACCCCGAGCAGCCGGGTCACGCGCAGGCGGTGCGCCCGCTCGTTCCCCCGCACCGGCCGCACCCCCGCCAACGAGACGACCTGCTCGACGGCGTGGGGCGCTGGGGCACCATGCACACCCGGCACGGTGAGTTCCGACTGCAGCCGGTCCGGCTCGCGCGTGACCTGGCCCTGCTGGTCGCCTGGATGAACGACCCGGTCGTCTCCACCTTCTGGGAGCTGTGCGGACCCGCCGAGCTGACGGAGCACCATGTGCGCGTCCAACTCGAGGGGGACGGTCGGAGCGTCCCGTGCATCGGGCTGCTGAACGGGACGCCGATGAGCTACTGGGAGCTCTACCGTGCCGATCTCGACCCGCTCGCCCGGCACTACCCCGCCCGCCCGCACGACACCGGCGTGCACCTGCTGATCGGCCCCGCCGAGTGCCGCGGGCGCGGCATCGGCGGAACCCTGCTGACCGCGCTGACACAGCGCGTGCTGCGCGAGCGGCACGCGGCACGTCGCGTCGTGGCCGAGCCGGACGTGCGCAACCTGCCGTCCGTCCGCGCCTTCCTCCGGGCCGGCTTCCGCTACGACTCGGAGCTCCTGCTGCCGGAGAAACACGCGGCCCTGATGGTCTACGACCGCGACTGA